A stretch of Fusarium poae strain DAOMC 252244 chromosome 2, whole genome shotgun sequence DNA encodes these proteins:
- a CDS encoding hypothetical protein (CAZy:GH115) encodes MARYCDSTNQVPLPRSGDSSTVVIETNKLDVDRHLRIPTGLIIVGLVPLASGLGQQAIVSFNSSDDAFQIVGGDVGKGQIRVSEDEYWGVIRAAGDLAVDFGRVTGTNFTLSNGKKDASAAKYTFEPVDVKNNTYYRTLEEQSFSGPEYTDPDEANTAIIVGTIGHSKLIDSLIDDGLIDASKIEGKWESFVSQLVKNPINGTAQALVIAGSDPRGTIYGIYDVSEQIGVSPWYWWADVPVRKRDEIYVTSKPKVQKSPSVKYRGIFLNDEQPGLSSWVGSRWKPTWNNAAPYNHEFYALVSELLLRLRANYLWPTVWGSMVYIDDPFNQPLLDAYEIVLGGSHTEPMMRAQNEFRTFYEGEWQYHTNNETIDEYFRYGVERAKPYARNSLWTMAMRGTGDTAIEGDQGIDGIVNMLETLVDNQREILRKGLKVDNLTDVPSLWCLYKEVQSYQERGLEVPDDITLLWADDNWGNIRRLPLANETERSGGAGVYYHFDYVGDPRNYKWINTIQLEKTTEQMTLAYHRNARRIWIVNVGDLKPKEIPISHFMDLAYDTERWEADGTTKWVEAWVEREFGSEHVEAITSIMTRYGMYAARRKFELLEPWVYSVINYHEAEAILEQWATLREDTQAVYDKLDSEYQPAFFEMLLHPVLGGEIVNKIQIYGAKNQLYAGQKRNSANDVIWKSLDLMYKDSNLTQRWNEVLDGKWAHIMDQTHLGYDGYWQQPMRNTLPDLRFVQDVWPSLGGEYGVGVEGSNATIMGDSRWHSLSSNVLELPPLEPFGARSRYIDVFHRGPKSCNWFAAPWEDYVQLSQYNGTVGGNNGTDSRVYVTVDWDKAPKAPNTTEVFINVTSDCQGFERYSGRDPKIVATVINRELPDSFEEGFVESDGHVSIEASHYQKIHEGDSDNSSLEYHTIKNYGRTLAGVGLYPLDTEKLDVGEGPALEYDMYLYTNHSAANVTIFMSPGANYLGDRNPLEYAIVLYPSGEEQPDPTLVRPIGPNMGTNMPDGWGYAVGNAVWGLYGNYTTSSFEVPKEGAYTLRIWALLPNILIQKIVVDLGGVRQSYLGPPESFLLGRDEQGKYNGTSFTSTPGILGGTYDKS; translated from the exons atggcACGTTATTGCGATTCCACGAATCAAGTACCTTTGCCCAGGAGCGGGGACTCGTCTACAGTAGTGATCGAGACGAACAAACTGGATGTTGACCGTCATCTACGGATACCGACTGGCCTGATCATCGTGG GCCTGGTGCCATTGGCGTCAGGTCTAGGTCAACAGGCTATTGTCTCTTTCAACAGCTCAGACGATGCCTTCCAAATTGTGGGTGGCGATGTTGGCAAAGGCCAAATCCGTGTCTCCGAGGACGAATACTGGGGAGTAATTCGTGCCGCTGGAGACCTAGCCGTTGACTTTGGACGTGTTACTGGCACAAACTTCACGCTAAGCAATGGCAAGAAGGATGCTTCTGCAGCCAAGTATACCTTTGAACCCGTGGATGTAAAGAACAACACATAC TACCGCACTCTTGAAGAGCAGAGCTTTTCTGGTCCTGAATACACGGACCCGGATGAAGCTAACACGGCCATCATTGTTGGTACAATTGGCCATTCAAAGCTTATTGACTCTCTCATCGACGACGGTCTAATCGATGCCAGTAAGATTGAAGGCAAATGGGAGTCCTTTGTCAGTCAACTTGTGAAGAACCCCATCAATGGAACAGCCCAGGCACTTGTCATTGCAGGTAGTGATCCCAGAGGAACCATTTACGGCATCTATGACGTTAGCGAACAAATTGGTGTCAGTCCATGGTACTGGTGGGCCGACGTCCCTGTGCGCAAGCGGGATGAAATCTATGTTACATCCAAGCCAAAGGTTCAAAAGTCACCTTCAGTCAAGTACCGAGGTATCTTCCTCAACGACGAGCAGCCAGGACTATCCAGTTGGGTCGG ATCTCGTTGGAAGCCAACTTGGAACAATGCTGCACCTTATAACCATGAGTTCTACGCTCTTGTTTCAGAGTTACTGCTTCGTCTGCGAGCCAACTACCTCTGGCCAACTGTCTGGGGTAGCATGGTTTACATCGATGATCCGTTCAACCAGCCACTGCTTGATGCCTACGAAATTGTGCTTGGTGGATCTCACACCGAGCCTATGATGCGAGCCCAGAACGAATTCCGCACATTTTATGAGGGTGAATGGCAGTACCACACCAACAACGAGACTATCGACGAGTACTTTCGCTATGGTGTTGAGAGAGCCAAGCCTTATGCTCGAAACAGCCTGTGGACTATGGCAATGAGAGGAACTGGCGACACAGCCATCGAGGGCGATCAAGGAATTGATGGCATTGTTAATATGCTCGAGACACTTGTCGACAACCAGCGCGAAATTCTTCGAAAGGGTCTGAAGGTCGATAACCTCACCGATGTTCCGTCTTTGTGGTGCCTATACAAGGAGGTTCAGTCATACCAGGAGCGCGGCCTCGAGGTTCCGGATGACATCACCCTCCTATGGGCAGATGATAACTGGGGAAACATCCGCCGATTGCCTCTTGCCAACGAAACCGAGCGTTctggtggtgctggtgtcTACTATCACTTCGATTATGTTGGAGATCCACGAAATTACAAATGGATAAACACAATCCAACTTGAGAAGACCACTGAGCAAATGACCCTGGCCTACCACAGGAACGCACGTCGCATCTGGATCGTGAACGTTGGTGATCTCAAGCCAAAGGAAATCCCCATCAGTCATTTCATGGATCTCGCTTACGACACTGAGCGATGGGAAGCTGATGGTACCACTAAGTGGGTTGAAGCATGGGTTGAACGAGAGTTCGGCAGTGAGCATGTTGAGGCCATCACAAGTATCATGACACGCTACGGCATGTATGCTGCTCGTCGCAAATTCGAGTTGCTGGAGCCCTGGGTCTACTCAGTCATCAACTACCATGAGGCCGAAGCTATTCTAGAGCAGTGGGCCACTCTAAGAGAGGATACCCAGGCTGTCTATGACAAGCTAGACTCTGAATACCAGCCTGCATTTTTCGAGATGCTCCTCCACCCAGTTCTTGGTGGCGAGATTGTTAACAAGATCCAGATTTATGGCGCCAAGAATCAGCTTTACGCTGGACAGAAGCGAAACTCGGCCAACGATGTCATCTGGAAGTCTCTTGATCTTATGTACAAGGATTCCAACCTGACACAGAGATGGAACGAGGTTCTTGATGGCAAGTGGGCACATATCATGGATC AAACTCACCTAGGTTATGACGGTTACTGGCAACAGCCCATGCGAAATACCCTTCCTGATCTTCGATTCGTCCAGGATGTCTGGCCATCACTGGGTGGTGAATACGGTGTTGGCGTCGAGGGTTCAAATGCCACCATTATGGGTGACAGTCGATGGCACTCCCTGTCCTCCAATGTGCTGGAACTCCCTCCTCTTGAGCCATTTGGGGCTCGATCTCGATACATCGACGTCTTTCACCGAGGACCTAAGTCTTGTAACTGGTTTGCAGCTCCTTGGGAAGACTATGTTCAACTCTCTCAGTACAATGGTACAGTCGGTGGCAACAATGGTACGGATAGCCGCGTCTACGTCACAGTTGACTGGGATAAGGCTCCCAAGGCACCCAACACAACAGAAGTTTTCATCAACGTCACTAGTGACTGCCAGGGATTCGAAAGATACAGCGGTCGGGATCCCAAGATTGTCGCAACAGTCATCAACCGAGAACTACCCGACAGCTTTGAAGAGGGCTTTGTTGAATCTGATGGACATGTCTCGATTGAAGCGTCCCACTACCAGAAGATCCACGAGGGAGACTCAGACAACTCATCGCTCGAGTATCACACTATCAAGAACTACGGCCGAACTCTCGCTGGTGTTGGGTTGTATCCTCTTGATACTGAGAAGCTGGATGTCGGCGAGGGACCTGCTTTGGAGTACGACATGTACCTGTACACAAACCATTCAGCAGCCAACGTGACCATTTTCATGTCTCCTGGTGCCAACTACCTTGGAGATCGAAACCCTCTCGAGTATGCCATTGTGCTGTACCCATCCGGTGAGGAGCAGCCTGACCCAACTCTTGTCCGACCGATTGGTCCCAATATGGGTACCAATATGCCTGATGGATGGGGCTACGCTGTTGGAAACGCTGTTTGGGGTCTGTATGGTAACTATACTACATCTTCATTCGAGGTTCCCAAGGAGGGAGCTTATACTCTTCGTATCTGGGCCTTGTTGCCCAACATCTTGATTCAAAAGATTGTGGTTGACCTGGGTGGTGTGCGACAGTCTTACCTTGGACCCCCAGAGAGCTTCCTCCTTGGTCGGGATGAGCAAGGCAAGTACAACGGTACTTCATTCACAAGCACACCAGGCATCTTGGGAGGGACATATGATAAGTCTTGA
- a CDS encoding hypothetical protein (TransMembrane:2 (i32-54o352-381i)), translated as MSFQIYTGAWTDWSRGKVLGATLTLSSRDASLLLAFIAAFVTVVAIRLWLIIAFTTHQFSASNGKHDGLYYQRQVILRNIKSAPAAAWLFLQQAWYWRGIATSSFTRTIPLALLCILYSNLNIGYSTWTFFYPQNGVWQPIDELLVPDTDLTLMLIAPNSVTHLKSNNDPVFAASIRTNAQGVIGYLPDRWVSPVACVDQHQICNPNNNKCTPLLDRQRLIESVMEDSMALNVAQIVTAQRLRLVLWESSPFYHTIWTRTQSFLRAQEKVAGITGQHLPSNQWEIEMGALFDDTLANLQYRIMEYAAGSSSPAPINITKPWNNSSANVEWATAYKYMCYNQRTKETQGTLNFSILGLGLLFGIGLYVIVLSFILEFLMAWIQTWLGRGIPRARDGRETGSGDWKGTTEEFPRTVSGEHFDHDEEVISATTVQIRQTDPS; from the exons ATGTCTTTTCAGATTTATACAGGTGCTTGGACCGACTGGTCAAGAGGTAAGGTTCTGGGCGCAACCCTCACTCTGTCATCGAGGGACGCCAGCCTTCTCCTCGCCTTTATCGCAGCCTTCGTGACAGTCGTCGCAATTAGGCTCTGGCTCATCATTGCTTTTACTACTCACCAGTTCTCTGCCTCTAATGGAAAACATGATGGACTTTACTATCAGCGGCAAGTCATTCTCCGCAACATCAAATCCGCGCCAGCAGCTGCATGGTTGTTTCTCCAACAAGCTTGGTACTGGCGCGGCATCGCTACATCTTCTTTCACTAGGACAATTCCGCTGGCATTGCTTTGCATTCTTTACTCT AATCTCAATATTGGGTACTCCACTTGGACATTCTTCTATCCTCAAAATGGGGTCTGGCAGCCTATAGATGAGCTACTGGTGCCGGATACAGACTTGACATTGATGCTCATCGCACCTAATTCAGTCACTCATTTGAAATCGAACAATGATCCGGTATTTGCTGCCTCAATCAGAACCAATGCCCAAGGTGTGATCGGTTACTTGCCCGACCGTTGGGTGAGCCCAGTCGCTTGCGTTGACCAACACCAAATATGTAAtcccaacaacaacaagtgCACCCCGCTACTAGATCGACAGCGGCTTATCGAAAGTGTGATGGAGGATTCGATGGCATTGAACGTCGCACAAATTGTCACTGCACAAAGGCTTAGGCTTGTGCTGTGGGAATCCAGTCCGTTCTACCATACAATCTGGACTCGCACACAAAGCTTTCTTCGTGCCCAGGAAAAGGTGGCCGGCATCACGGGCCAACATCTCCCATCAAATCAATGGGAGATCGAGATGGGCGCTCTGTTTGACGACACTCTTGCAAATCTACAGTATCGTATCATGGAGTACGCAGCTGGCTCTTCATCACCTGCGCCGATCAATATCACAAAGCCGTGGAACAACTCCTCAGCGAACGTAGAATGGGCTACCGCCTACAAATATATGTGTTACAATCAGAGAACAAAAGAGACTCAAGGAACTTTGAACTTTTCCATTCTAGGTCTCGGCTTGCTATTTGGTATTGGGCTGTATGTCATAGTACTCTCGTTCATTCTTGAATTCCTAATGGCCTGGATCCAGACTTGGTTAGGACGAGGGATACCGAGAGCTAGAGATGGGAGAGAGACG GGATCTGGAGATTGGAAGGGAACTACTGAGGAGTTTCCACGTACTGTATCAGGCGAACactttgatcatgatgaggaagtcattTCGGCCACGACTGTTCAAATACGCCAGACAGATCCTTCATGA
- a CDS encoding hypothetical protein (TransMembrane:14 (i514-538o550-571i592-616o628-649i661-679o685-703i764-781o1177-1197i1209-1228o1248-1278i1290-1311o1317-1338i1350-1370o1445-1463i)) encodes MASQQSTESLPDSGHENGSTSNHSSHDPQYSTGSTYGRPSPISRANTMIMDEQDRLELHRLATGISQHRRQSASSLTPTVPAIEEQDPALDPTNKAFDLSEWLPSFMHRLQEAGVGPKSAGVAFKDLSVSGTGAALQLQKTLGDVLMAPLRIAQHLKAGKKEPKTILHRFDGLLQGGETLIVLGRPGSGCSTLLKTMTGELEGLSVGHQSIITYNGISQKDMMKEFKGETEYNQEVDKHFPHLTVGQTLEFAAACRMPSNSKTIIGLTRKEACKSATKIVMAVCGLTHTYNTMVGNDFIRGVSGGERKRVSIAEMMLAQSPMAAWDNSTRGLDSATALKFAAAIRLASDYTGSANALAIYQASQAIYDLFDKAVVLYEGRQIYFGPANQAKAYFEKMGWQCPQRQTVGDFLTSATNPQERKARPGMDKIVPRTAEEFERYWHNSPEYKALREEIEQYQGKYQVNDRSAVMAPMRERKNLIQEKRVPRTSPYIINLSTQIRLTTKRAYQRIWNDIAATATHTTTQIIMALIIGSVYYGTDDDTASFYSKGAVLFMGILINGFAAISEINNLYSQRPIVEKHASYAFYHPAAEAISGIVADIPIKFVSATVFNIILYFLSGLRREPGPFFLYFLISFISTFVMSAIFRTLAAVTKTVSQAMTLAGIMILALVIYTGFMIHVPQMVDWFGWIRWINPIYYAFEILVSNEFHGREFECSSFIPAYPQLIGDSWICSTVGAVAGRRTVSGDDFIETNYEYYHSHVWRNFGILLAFLIFFMALYFTATEINSKTSSKAEVLVFQRGHVPAHMESGADRSAMNEELAVPEKNTQGADTTTALEPQTDVFTWKDVVYDIDIKGEPRRLLDHVTGWVKPGTLTALMGVSGAGKTTLLDVLAQRTSMGVITGDMFVNGKPLDASFQRKTGYVQQQDLHLETSTVRESLRFSAMLRQPSTVSTEEKQEWVEKVIDMLNMRDFASAVVGVPGEGLNVEQRKLLTIGVELAAKPKLLLFLDEPTSGLDSQSSWAIVAFLRKLTDAGQAILCTVHQPSAILFQEFDRLLFLAQGGRTVYFGEIGRNSRTLLDYFERQGARTCGDDENPAEWMLEIVNNAKSSKGEDWHTAWKASQERVDVEAEIERIHSTMSSKPVADDAASQSEFAMPFIAQLREVTIRVFQQYWRMPNYIMAKMVLCTVSGLFIGFSFFNADSTFAGMQNILFSVFMIVTVFTAVVQQIHPHFITQRELYEVRERPSKAYSWKAFMIANVVVEVPYQIVTGILMFGAFYYPVIGVQGSARQGLVLLFMIQLMLYASSFAQMTIAALPNALTAASIVTLLVLMSLTFCGVLQPPSSLPGFWMFMYRVSPFTYWLAGIVSTILAGRAIECSEDETATFNPPSGQTCGEYMAAYLTQAPGRLQNPDATQECQYCSLVNADQFLAGSKIYWGERWRNYGLVWAYVAFNISIAVLSYYVFRVKKWNLGKKKKA; translated from the exons ATGGCTTCTCAACAGTCCACGGAAAGCCTGCCAGACTCAGGCCACGAAAATGGATCAACATCCAACCACTCGAGCCATGATCCCCAATACTCTACCGGCAGCACCTATGGCCGGCCCTCGCCCATCTCGCGAGCCAATACAATGATCATGGATGAGCAAGATCGTCTAGAACTTCATAGGCTTGCTACCGGAATTTCGCAGCATCGCAGACAGAGTGCATCCAGTCTTACACCGACAGTGCCAGCCATCGAAGAACAAGACCCTGCATTGGACCCGACAAACAAAGCTTTTGACCTCTCAGAATGGTTACCATCCTTTATGCACCGATTGCAGGAAGCTGGCGTAGGACCAAAGAGTGCAGGAGTTGCTTTCAAAGACCTCAGTGTTTCCGGCACTGGAGCGGCTTTGCAGCTACAAAAGACTCTTGGCGATGTGTTGATGGCGCCATTGCGCATTGCACAGCATCTCAAGGCAGGTAAGAAGGAGCCGAAAACGATACTTCACCGATTCGATGGCCTTCTCCAGGGTGGTGAAACTCTCATAGTCCTCGGTCGCCCAGGTTCCGGATGTTCGACACTACTCAAGACCATGACTGGGGAGCTTGAGGGCCTCAGCGTCGGCCACCAATCAATCATTACATACAATGGCATCTCCCAAAAAGATATGATGAAAGAATTCAAGGGTGAAACAGAGTACAACCAAGAG GTCGACAAGCATTTCCCACATCTGACCGTCGGACAAACACTCGAATTCGCAGCGGCATGTCGCATGCCCTCCAACTCTAAGACAATAATTGGATTGACCCGCAAAGAGGCTTGCAAGAGTGCCACCAAGATTGTCATGGCAGTCTGCGGTCTTACTCACACATACAACACAATGGTCGGTAACGATTTCATCCGTGGTGTCTCGGGAGGAGAGCGCAAACGTGTTAGTATCGCTGAAATGATGCTGGCACAATCCCCTATGGCTGCCTGGGATAATAGCACTCGTGGCTTGGACTCGGCGACTGCCTTGAAGTTCGCCGCAGCCATTCGTCTGGCGTCTGATTATACCGGATCTGCCAATGCCTTGGCCATCTACCAAGCCAGTCAAGCCATTTACGACCTCTTCGACAAGGCGGTAGTTCTCTACGAGGGTCGACAGATTTATTTCGGACCAGCGAACCAAGCAAAGGCCTACTTCGAGAAGATGGGCTGGCAATGCCCTCAACGTCAAACCGTGGGCGACTTCCTGACCTCTGCCACCAATCCCCAAGAGAGAAAAGCCCGACCAGGAATGGACAAGATTGTGCCTCGTACCGCGGAAGAATTCGAGAGGTATTGGCACAACTCGCCAGAATACAAGGCGTTGCGAGAGGAGATTGAGCAGTATCAGGGCAAGTATCAAGTCAATGACCGATCGGCGGTCATGGCTCCAATGCGAGAGCGCAAGAACCTCAT TCAAGAGAAGCGCGTCCCACGCACGTCTCCAtacatcatcaacctctcAACACAGATTCGCCTAACCACGAAACGAGCTTACCAGCGAATCTGGAACGATATTGCCGCAACCGCGACACATACTACAACGCAAATCATCATGGCCCTCATCATTGGTTCTGTATACTATGGCACAGACGATGATACTGCCAGCTTCTACTCCAAGGGAGCTGTGCTCTTCATGGGTATTCTGATCAACGGCTTTGCAGCTATTTCCGAGATCAACAATCTTTATTCGCAACGTCCTATTGTTGAGAAGCATGCATCTTATGCCTTCTATCATCCCGCAGCCGAGGCCATCTCCGGTATCGTGGCCGACATACCCATCAAGTTTGTTTCCGCTACCGTCTTCAATATCATCCTCTACTTCCTCTCGGGACTTCGTCGAGAGCCGGGTCCATTCTTCCTCTACTTTCTCATCTCGTTCATCTCCACATTTGTCATGTCAGCCATCTTCCGTACCTTGGCTGCTGTTACCAAGACAGTTTCTCAAGCCATGACGCTGGCCGGTATCATGATTCTGGCTCTCGTGATTTACACGGGTTTCATGATCCACGTTCCACAAATGGTTGACTGGTTTGGTTGGATCAG ATGGATCAACCCCATTTATTATGCCTTCGAGATCCTGGTATCGAACGAGTTCCATGGCCGAGAGTTTGAGTGCTCATCTTTCATTCCTGCTTATCCTCAACTGATCGGCGATTCGTGGATCTGTTCGACCGTTGGAGCTGTAGCCGGCCGACGAACAGTCAGCGGTGACGACTTCATCGAGACGAACTACGAATACTATCACTCTCATGTCTGGCGCAACTTTGGCATCCTGCTGGCatttctcatcttcttcatggCTCTGTACTTCACAGCGACTGAGATAAACTCAAAGACATCCAGCAAGGCTGAAGTACTCGTCTTCCAGCGCGGCCACGTTCCCGCCCACATGGAATCCGGCGCGGACAGAAGTGCTATGAATGAGGAGCTTGCTGTGCCTGAGAAGAATACGCAAGGAGCTGATACCACTACCGCACTGGAACCTCAAACCGATGTTTTCACTTGGAAGGATGTCGTGTATGATATTGACATCAAGGGAGAGCCACGCCGACTTTTGGATCACGTCACCGGTTGGGTCAAGCCAGGTACTCTTACAGCTCTGATGGGTGTCAGTGGCGCTGGAAAGACGACCCTTCTCGACGTTCTAGCTCAGAGAACCAGCATGGGTGTTATCACAGGAGACATGTTTGTCAATGGTAAGCCACTGGATGCAAGTTTCCAGAGGAAAACAGGTTATGTGCAGCAACAAG ATCTTCATCTTGAGACCTCCACTGTTCGCGAAAGTCTGCGATTCAGTGCTATGCTCCGCCAGCCAAGCACTGTCAGTACTGAGGAGAAACAAGAATGGGTTGAGAAAGTCATCGACATGCTCAACATGAGGGACTTTGCCAGCGCCGTTGTGGGTGTGCCCGGCGAGGGCCTCAATGTTGAACAGCGCAAGCTTCTCACGATTGGAGTCGAACTTGCTGCTAAGCCaaagcttcttcttttcctcgatGAGCCGACAAGTGGTTTAGACTCCCAGAGTTCTTGGGCCATTGTTGCCTTCCTCCGCAAACTAACAGACGCCGGACAGGCAATTCTTTGTACTGTCCATCAACCCAGTGCGATCTTGTTCCAAGAGTTTGACCGACTTCTCTTCCTCGCACAAGGTGGCAGAACAGTCTACTTCGGTGAGATTGGCAGAAACTCACGTACTCTTCTGGATTACTTTGAGAGACAGGGAGCTAGAACCTGTGGCGATGATGAAAACCCCGCTGAATGGATGCTTGAGATAGTCAACAACGCCAAAAGCTCCAAAGGAGAGGACTGGCATACTGCTTGGAAGGCAAGTCAAGAGCGAGTGGATGTTGAGGCCGAAATCGAAAGGATCCATTCAACCATGTCATCAAAACCAGTCGCGGACGATGCCGCCAGTCAATCGGAATTCGCAATGCCTTTTATCGCTCAGCTTCGCGAAGTCACCATCAGAGTCTTCCAGCAGTACTGGAGAATGCCAAATTACATCATGGCGAAGATGGTGCTCTGCACAGTCTCCGGTCTCTTTATCGGCTTCTCATTCTTCAACGCCGACTCTACCTTTGCTGGCATGCAGAACATCCTGTTCTCTGTGTTTATGATTGTTACTGTCTTCACTGCTGTGGTGCAACAA ATACATCCTCATTTCATCACTCAGCGTGAGCTGTATGAAGTGCGAGAGCGCCCCAGCAAGGCATACTCTTGGAAGGCCTTTATGATCGCCAAcgttgttgttgaggttcCTTACCAGATTGTCACTGGCATTCTCATGTTTGGCGCATTTTACTACCCCGTCATTGGTGTACAGGGCTCGGCCCGTCAAGGTCTCGTACTCTTGTTCATGATCCAGCTCATGCTGTACGCAAGCTCGTTTGCTCAGATGACAATTGCCGCGCTTCCCAACGCACTTACTGCGGCTTCTATTGTCACACTCTTGGTTCTTATGAGTTTGACATTCTGTGGTGTCCTTCAACCGCCTTCCTCCCTGCCTGGATTCTGGATGTTTATGTATCGTGTCAGTCCCTTCACATACTGGCTCGCTGGTATTGTGTCTACTATATTAGCTGGTCGTGCCATTGAGTGTTCAGAGGACGAGACGGCAACATTTAACCCGCCTTCTGGTCAGACATGTGGCGAATACATGGCCGCATACTTGACACAGGCACCAGGAAGGCTTCAAAACCCTGATGCTACACAGGAATGCCAGTACTGCTCACTTGTCAATGCGGACCAGTTCTTGGCTGGAAGTAAGATTTACTGGGGTGAGAGATGGCGCAATTATGGCCTTGTCTGGGCGTATGTTGCATTCAACATATCCATTGCTGTTTTGTCTTATTATGTTTTCAGGGTTAAGAAGTGGAACttgggaaagaagaagaaggcttgA
- a CDS encoding hypothetical protein (TransMembrane:12 (i52-75o87-108i120-138o144-165i177-197o209-229i250-273o285-304i316-336o342-365i377-397o417-439i)) → METQTTNPVTNWPESSNSSDNEKGNETDRSQLGGASPTMTPPPFEFDDPKGWIAVAAAACSQFLYLGVIYSWGIMQVRLVEVTGSSLTTLTFVGSLATSFMISLSILAGMAVRKLGYQKTAFSGAFLMGLGEFLASWTTKHVGALFAFHSVIFGIGGGLSIFACSTAPLRWFKRHRGLAMGIVFGGGSLGAAVLSIATNLLVKQVDVAWTFRILAFMLWGVCIPASYFIRQPTGSANAGLKLQWYRFKEPRFLLIIGGTALSCFPLFIPPYFIPVFSRSMGYSNQIAIITLAAWNLASTVGRVLGGYTADHLLGPLNSLIVCLLCIGISSLVVWPLASSVGIFSVFLIFNGIGCGAFFSLVPPMLGATMGPENTLGILPIVWTTWFCGFFFGTPIASGIYSLAGSNGSENVSTFRPAAYYAGCMSMVGLLFIVLIRLSISKRLLWQN, encoded by the exons ATGGAGACTCAAACCACAAATCCAGTTACTAACTGGCCCGAGTCTTCAAACTCGTCCGACAATGAGAAGGGTAACGAAACCGACCGCTCACAGCTTGGCGGCGCATCACCGACCATGACACCGCCCCCATTTGAGTTTGATGATCCCAAAGGCTGGATCGCAGTAGCAGCAGCGGCTTGCTCTCAATTCCTCTATCTAGGGGTTATCTATTCCTGGGGCATCATGCAAGTGAGACTTGTCGAAGTCACTGGATCTAGTCTTACAACTCTGACATTTGTCGGATCGTTGGCGACCTCATTTATGATTTCACTCAGCATACTCGCTGGTATGGCAGTCCGTAAGCTTGGATACCAAAAGACAGCCTTTTCTGGTGCCTTCTTGATGGGATTGGGGGAGTTCCTTGCGAGCTGGACAACAAAGCACGTCGGAGCTCTGTTCGCCTTCCACAGTGTGATATTCGGTATCGGCGGGGGTCTATCCATCTTT GCTTGCTCTACCGCCCCCTTGAGATGGTTCAAGAGACACCGAGGCCTGGCCATGGGCATTGTGTTCGGAGGAGGAAGTCTTGGCGCCGCTGTCTTGAGCATAGCAACCAATCTTCTTGTCAAGCAAGTAGATGTTGCATGGACATTCCGCATTCTTGCCTTCATGCTTTGGGGGGTTTGCATACCAGCATCTTATTTCATTCGACAACCTACTGGATCCGCGAACGCGGGTTTAAAGTTACAATG GTATCGGTTCAAAGAGCCCCGGTTCCTTCTGATCATTGGCGGCACAGCCTTGTCATGCTTCCCACTATTCATCCCACCATACTTCATCCCAGTCTTTTCGAGATCAATGGGTTACTCTAATCAGATTGCCATCATTACACTTGCAGCCTGGAACCTCGCTTCGACTGTTGGGAGAGTCTTGGGTGGCTATACAGCCGACCATCTTCTTGGTCCACTTAATAGTCTCATTGTTTGCCTGCTTTGCATCGGCATTAGCTCATTGGTCGTCTGGCCTCTCGCATCGAGTGTTGGCATCTTCTCTGTCTTCCTTATCTTTAACGGCATTGGATGCGGCGCCTTCTTTAGTCTTGTACCCCCAATGCTAGGAGCCACGATGGGTCCTGAGAACACACTTGGTATCCTGCCTATTGTTTGGACTACTTGGTTCTGTGGTTTCTTCTTC GGTACACCGATAGCCTCCGGTATCTATTCACTGGCGGGGAGCAATGGCAGTGAGAATGTCTCAACTTTCAGGCCGGCTGCCTACTATGCTGGCTGCATGTCCATGGTGGGGTTGTTGTTTATAGTTCTTATCCGTCTTAGTATTTCCAAGCGACTTCTC TGGCAGAACTAG